Sequence from the Meriones unguiculatus strain TT.TT164.6M chromosome 5, Bangor_MerUng_6.1, whole genome shotgun sequence genome:
cctgtttaagctgagtaatagtccatgatatataaaggccacatgtggttggtacattcatctgcttatggacagagagttatttccatcgtgGCTGTGCTTAAGTGCTGTTactataaacaagcaagcatctgagactttgaatcaattacttttccataactatgaaagaactgttgatgaatgatatgcaattttgtgataatgcatccatatttaattaggtaaaatacaaagtgttgagatgattggcttattaaaaagtgCTATACAGTTTAGGTTATTGATAGGTGCATagagcaccctaatctgtgaTGTGTAACAGGTGTTCCTTGCTGACGCCAAGCAGAAATTCACATGAAGACATTTGGCTCAAATATGTACAGGTGCTGTAAcacacatttcaatggaagcagtttaacaaagcaggagtCATTTGTTCACTTATCTGGAGGAGCATGAACACGAGGCtgggattcaccatctgtcagcgagcatctgtcagttggctccttaagtgaactCGTCCTTCCCTCACTAGTTAAGCATTTTCTGTCCTCCCCACCAAGGATTGTAAGAAGACAACAATtcgtttctcagtgccaatgaacaGCAAGGGGCTTACGGTGGCATAGCCATTGGAGACCATCATGTGGATACTGTGGTGGATTGGGGCACTGTCCTGCATCAGTTTTGAGGCAAATATGATGCAGTCCAAACAGTACATCAGGACAAAGaagttcatgagcagcaggatggtcctggTGGCTCTTTGCACTGGGGACAGTTTTGCAGAAAGGCTGGATCTGTGAAGGTActgagcctgcttcttgtgtctgcacaaaagagccaccatgtacccgcTGGAAagggccatgagacctagaaaggacacatctcgaaatatcctcagtatggaaaataagggTCTGCTGCTATACTCCATCggtaaaataatgcaagattctgtgacaaatatgagaccatgtgaggtgacattgtactcagcaacataggagaaggagaactgagcaccacaggacatgtagAAGGCCCACAGCACGAGAAGGGGGCACAGGCTCTGTtgtggggatttaggtttgaactttcccagacaggagcttctggggctgaggatgatggcctgaaggatgctcagcaggcaggtggcacaaagagagaggcctcTCAAAAGCCTGTACAAGTGAAGCAGGGagttacacttgatgtcattccacatattctgagatgcaagaatgtcagcagctgcgaacccaatgactgttagcatcccaaggtggatgagggccaagacactgatgagtgggtcaatgatccggagcctgcgttcaagaaggaactcaaaaaggtagaagaggaagaggataatgttgaaggagatcccaatgcctacttcagagaaaaatatataatgtgtcaacaactccataaagggtcttgattcttctcattgtaAGAGACAAGGAACTAGAGTAaacatctgagaagaaaggcaagagaaattattcaccacaaacagtaacagcaaca
This genomic interval carries:
- the LOC132654087 gene encoding LOW QUALITY PROTEIN: vomeronasal type-1 receptor 90-like (The sequence of the model RefSeq protein was modified relative to this genomic sequence to represent the inferred CDS: inserted 2 bases in 1 codon), with translation MRRIKTLYGVVDXHYIFFSEVGIGISFNIILFLFYLFEFLLERRLRIIDPLISVLALIHLGMLTVIGFAAADILASQNMWNDIKCNSLLHLYRLLRGLSLCATCLLSILQAIILSPRSSCLGKFKPKSPQQSLCPLLVLWAFYMSCGAQFSFSYVAEYNVTSHGLIFVTESCIILPMEYSSRPLFSILRIFRDVSFLGLMALSSGYMVALLCRHKKQAQYLHRSSLSAKLSPVQRATRTILLLMNFFVLMYCLDCIIFASKLMQDSAPIHHSIHMMVSNGYATVSPLLFIGTEKRIVVFLQSLVGRTENA